The Euphorbia lathyris chromosome 8, ddEupLath1.1, whole genome shotgun sequence genome has a window encoding:
- the LOC136203473 gene encoding transcription factor RAX2-like — MGRAPCCDKSKVKKGPWSPDEDATLKNFIQQNGTGGNWIALPAKAGLKRCGKSCRLRWLNYLRPDIKHGGFTQEEDNVICTLYTTIGSRWSIIASQLQGRTDNDVKNYWNTKLKKKFLAGKIDISQKSDPLPEILSSNFPDFETSTPANSPCFNSESANFNSIPSLMEIGDKFCTYSQQELFMDHTHFRSPVDFPNLSYGYSIPLEEDNRVVAAGDDGIPAYFGFESLNYEQFNDVGFHEIKMCNYH, encoded by the exons ATGGGAAGAGCTCCATGTTGTGATAAATCAAAGGTGAAAAAAGGTCCTTGGTCTCCTGATGAAGATGCTACACTaaagaattttattcaacaaaaCGGCACCGGAGGGAATTGGATTGCTTTGCCTGCAAAAGCAG GGCTTAAACGATGTGGGAAGAGTTGTCGATTGAGATGGTTGAATTATCTGAGACCAGACATCAAACATGGTGGTTTTACTCAAGAAGAAGATAATGTTATTTGCACACTTTATACCACTATAGGAAGTAG GTGGTCTATTATAGCCTCCCAATTGCAAGGAAGAACAGATAATGATGTGAAGAATTACTGGAACACCAAATTGAAGAAAAAGTTCTTGGCAGGCAAAATTGATATTTCTCAAAAATCTGATCCTTTGCCAGAAATTTTGTCTTCCAATTTTCCTGATTTTGAAACCTCCACTCCTGCAAATTCACCCTGCTTTAATTCAGAATCTGCTAATTTTAATTCCATTCCGTCGCTAATGGAAATCGGCGACAAGTTCTGCACTTATTCGCAACAAGAGTTATTCATGGACCACACCCATTTCCGATCCCCGGTGGATTTTCCAAATTTGAGCTATGGATATTCTATACCTTTGGAGGAGGACAACCGTGTCGTCGCTGCCGGAGATGATGGAATTCCGGCTTACTTTGGATTTGAATCCCTTAATTATGAGCAGTTTAACGATGTTGGCTTTCATGAGATTAAAATGTGCAATTACCATTAG